Proteins co-encoded in one Amia ocellicauda isolate fAmiCal2 chromosome 11, fAmiCal2.hap1, whole genome shotgun sequence genomic window:
- the LOC136763482 gene encoding protocadherin beta-15-like, with amino-acid sequence MDMARMRCSIQWQVRCFIFFMWVIDPCLGDVRYSFPEEMKHGSVIGSLTRDLGIDVRTLSARRARLDFQGSRRCCEINVSTGDLVVAERIDRDTLCGDMTSCAFNFDFFLENPLELHRITVDIQDINDNAPSFPSNIIKLEISESADKGARFPIEDAHDADIGLNSVQSYALESNEYFRLAVHTSAERGKYGELILERELDREKEQEVSLILTAVDGGDPQRSGTAVIQVTVLDVNDNIPVFTETVYKANLPEHCPIGTTVIKVSATDEDDGIYGEVTYEFRHISQKANELFSIDHKTAEVTVIGPVDYEETSRFEIRIQAKDGAGQTAYCKVIIQITDINDNAPVIYIKSLTTPVPEDSTPGTEVAIINIQDRDSEVNSNVRCSIQSFVPFKLVPSIKQYYSLVIDSELDREQISEFNITVTATDEGFPPLSTNQTIHLTISDINDNSPAFDQQSYTAYVTENNSAGSSICSVSATDSDWQQNGSVSYNLLTGEVNGIPVSSIVSINRDSGVIHAVRSFDYEQVRDFKIQVVAKDNGSPQLSSNVTVSVFITDQNDNSPQILYPAQSGNSFMTEMVPKAAQAGSLVSKVIAVDADSGQNAWLSYQIVKSTDPGLFTIGVHSGEIRTQRDISQSDTMKQNLIVLVKDNGQRSHSSTCIVNFVISDDYSDYTSEMKDHAARSENMSNTTAYLVIALAVVTFLFLVFITLILVVKVCRRGKPGLLFDGAVAIPSAHFPPNYAEVEGSGTLRHSYIYDTFLTTGSRTSDFKFVSSYDSTMPRDSTLKKEQKVSNDAEKSVANPDNENCEVRRVSYRIHELESGGRFITKFAM; translated from the coding sequence ATGGATATGGCGAGAATGCGCTGCTCTATACAATGGCAAGTACGCTGTTTCATCTTCTTTATGTGGGTAATAGACCCGTGTCTTGGCGATGTCAGATACTCGTTTCCAGAGGAAATGAAACACGGGAGTGTAATTGGTAGTCTTACTCGTGATCTGGGGATCGATGTGAGAACACTTTCTGCTAGAAGAGCCCGCTTAGATTTCCAGGGCAGTAGACGCTGTTGTGAGATTAATGTCAGTACGGGAGATCTGGTTGTCGCAGAAAGAATAGACCGAGATACACTCTGTGGTGATATGACTTCTTGCGCCTTTAATTTCGATTTCTTTCTTGAAAATCCCTTGGAATTACATCGCATTACTGTCGACATTCAAGACATCAATGACAATGCACCATCATTTCCATCGAACATTATTAAATTGGAAATTAGTGAATCCGCAGATAAAGGAGCTCGTTTCCCCATTGAAGATGCACATGACGCTGACATAGGCCTCAATTCAGTGCAGAGCTATGCACTGGAGTCAAATGAATATTTCCGTTTGGCTGTTCATACCAGTGCTGAGCGGGGCAAATATGGGGAGTTAATACTGGAACGGGAGTTAGACAGAGAAAAGGAGCAAGAGGTGTCTTTAATTCTGACGGCTGTTGATGGGGGAGACCCACAGAGATCAGGCACTGCGGTTATACAAGTCACTGTGCTGGATGTTAATGATAATATTCCCGTTTTTACCGAAACTGTTTATAAGGCTAATTTGCCAGAACATTGTCCAATTGGTACCACAGTGATTAAGGTCAGCGCAACTGATGAAGATGACGGAATTTATGGAGAAGTAACATATGAATTTAGACACATTTCCCAAAAAGCAAACGAATTATTTTCTATTGATCATAAAACTGCAGAAGTTACAGTGATTGGGCCTGTTGATTATGAGGAAACATCACGCTTTGAAATCCGTATCCAAGCTAAAGATGGAGCTGGACAAACCGCATATTGTAAAGTTATTATTCAAATCACTGATATAAATGATAATGCCCCTGTCATATACATAAAATCTCTGACCACTCCTGTCCCTGAGGACTCTACACCTGGTACAGAGGTGGCTATTATAAACATACAAGACAGAGACTCAGAGGTCAACAGTAACGTGCGCTGCTCCATACAGTCATTTGTCCCGTTCAAATTAGTGCCCTCCATAAAACAATACTACTCATTAGTAATCGACAGTGAACTAGACCGGGAACAGATTTCTGAATTCAATATAACAGTAACAGCAACTGATGAGGGGTTTCCACCATTATCGACAAACCAGACCATACACTTGACTATATCAGATATAAATGACAATTCCCCTGCGTTTGATCAGCAGTCATACACTGCTTACGTGACGGAAAATAACTCCGCTGGATCGTCCATTTGCTCCGTGTCTGCCACAGACAGCGACTGGCAACAGAACGGCAGTGTGTCGTATAATTTGTTGACGGGTGAGGTCAATGGGATTCCAGTGTCCTCGATTGTATCCATTAACCGAGACAGTGGGGTGATACACGCAGTCAGATCATTCGACTATGAGCAGGTCAGGGACTTTAAAATACAAGTTGTTGCCAAAGACAATGGATCTCCACAGCTCAGCAGCAACGTGACTGTGAGTGTCTTCATTACAGACCAGAATGACAATTCTCCCCAGATATTATACCCTGCTCAGTCAGGGAACTCCTTCATGACCGAGATGGTCCCCAAAGCTGCCCAGGCGGGGTCTCTGGTGTCCAAAGTAATTGCTGTCGATGCTGACTCTGGACAAAACGCGTGGCTGTCTTATCAGATTGTGAAATCCACTGACCCGGGACTTTTCACTATCGGTGTCCACAGTGGAGAAATCAGGACACAGCGGGACATTTCTCAGTCCGATACAATGAAGCAGAATCTCATCGTGTTGGTGAAGGACAATGGACAGCGGTCCCATTCTTCCACCTGTATTGTGAATTTTGTGATATCCGATGACTATTCAGATTATacttcagaaatgaaagatcacgcTGCTCGTTCAGAGAACATGTCCAACACCACGGCCTACTTGGTCATCGCCTTAGCTGTGGTTACTTTCCTGTTCTTGGTCTTTATTACTCTCATCCTGGTAGTCAAAGTGTGTCGCAGAGGAAAGCCTGGGCTGCTGTTTGACGGCGCAGTTGCCATTCCGAGCGCACACTTCCCACCCAACTATGCAGAGGTGGAGGGATCCGGAACTCTGCGCCATTCGTACATCTACGACACCTTCTTAACCACGGGCTCCAGGACCAGCGACTTCAAGTTCGTCTCATCCTATGACAGCACCATGCCCCGCGACTCCACCCTGAAGAAAGAGCAGAAGGTCTCGAATGACGCGGAGAAAAGTGTAGCCAACCCGGACAACGAAAACTGTGAGGTGAGACGTGTTTCCTACCGTATTCATGAACTTGAAAGCGGTGGCCGGTTCATAACAAAATTCGCAATGTAA
- the LOC136763036 gene encoding protocadherin beta-16-like — translation MATATMRCSIQWQVRCFLFFLSVIDPCLGDVRYSFPEEMKHGSVIGSLTRDLGLDVRTLSARRARLDFQGSRRCCEINVSTGDLVVAERIDRDKLCGHMTSCALNFDFFLENPLELHRITVDIQDINDNAPSFPSNIIKLEISESAVKGAHFPIEDAHDADIGLNSVQSYALESNEYFRLAVHTSAERGKYGELILERELDREKEQEVSLILTAVDGGDPQRSGTAVIQVTVLDVNDNIPIFAETVYKASVAESTAIGSTVVTISATDEDEGVFGEVTYEFRHISEKAAELFSIDHKTGEVTVTGPIDFEDTSLFEFRIQAKDGAGQTAYCKLIIQITDLNDNAPVIYIKSLNTPIPENSKPGTEVAIINLQDRDSEVNGKVSCSIQQFLPFKLMPSIKNYYSLVTMSELDREQESEYNITVTATDGGFPPLSTNQTIHLTISDINDNPPVFDRQSYTAYVTENNSAGSSICSVSATDSDWQQNGSVSYNLLTGEVNGIPVSSIVSINRDSGVIHAVRSFDYEQFRDFKIQVVAKDNGSPQLSSNVTVSVFITDQNDNSPQILYPAQSGNSFMTEMVPKAAQAGSLVSKVIAVDADSGQNAWLSYQIVKSTDPGLFTIGVHSGEIRTQRDVSQSDIMKQNLIVLVKDNGQRSHSSTCTVNFVISDDYSDYTSEMKDHAARSENMSNTTAYLVIALAVVTFLFLVFITLILVVKVCRRGKPGLLFDGAVAIPSTHFPPNYAEVEGSGTLRHSYIYDTFLTTGSRTSDFKFVSSYDSTMPRDSTLKKEQKNETEIETEEKKNEGSSCAVGIHSKY, via the coding sequence ATGGCTACGGCAACAATGCGCTGCTCTATACAATGGCAAGTACGCTGTTTCCTCTTCTTTCTGTCGGTAATAGACCCGTGTCTTGGCGATGTCAGATACTCGTTTCCAGAGGAAATGAAACACGGGAGTGTAATTGGTAGTCTTACTCGTGATCTGGGGCTCGATGTGAGAACACTTTCTGCTAGAAGAGCCCGCTTAGATTTCCAGGGCAGTAGACGCTGTTGTGAGATTAATGTCAGTACGGGAGATCTGGTTGTCGCAGAAAGAATAGACCGAGATAAACTCTGTGGTCATATGACTTCTTGCGCTTTGAATTTCgatttttttctggaaaatcCCTTGGAATTACATCGCATTACTGTCGACATTCAAGACATCAATGACAATGCACCATCATTTCCATCGAACATTATTAAATTGGAAATTAGTGAATCAGCAGTAAAGGGAGCTCATTTCCCCATTGAAGATGCACATGACGCTGACATAGGCCTCAATTCAGTGCAGAGCTATGCACTGGAGTCAAATGAATATTTCCGTTTGGCTGTTCATACCAGTGCTGAGCGGGGCAAATATGGGGAGTTAATACTGGAACGGGAGTTAGACAGAGAAAAGGAGCAAGAGGTGTCTTTAATTCTGACGGCTGTTGATGGGGGAGACCCACAGAGATCAGGCACTGCGGTTATACAAGTCACTGTGCTGGATGTTAATGATAATATTCCGATATTTGCTGAGACCGTCTATAAGGCCAGCGTTGCTGAATCAACTGCTATAGGATCAACAGTGGTTACTATTAGCGCgactgatgaagatgaaggtgtATTTGGTGAGGTAACATATGAATTTCGGCATATTTCCGAAAAGGCAGCTGAGTTATTTTCTATTGATCATAAAACTGGAGAAGTTACAGTTACTGGGCCAATTGATTTTGAGGACACGTCACTCTTTGAATTCCGTATCCAAGCTAAAGATGGAGCTGGACAAACCGCATACTGTAAACTTATAATACAGATCACAGATTTAAACGACAATGCCCCTGTCATATACATCAAGTCTCTGAACACCCCTATCCCCGAAAACTCTAAGCCGGGAACAGAAGTGGCTATTATAAACTTGCAAGACAGAGATTCTGAAGTAAACGGGAAAGTTAGCTGCTCCATTCAGCAATTCTTACCGTTCAAATTAATGCCTTCGATCAaaaattattattcattagTTACCATGAGTGAGCTGGACCGGGAACAGGAGTCTGAATACAATATAACAGTTACTGCCACTGACGGAGGTTTTCCACCATTATCGACAAACCAGACCATACACTTGACTATATCAGATATAAATGACAACCCCCCCGTGTTTGATCGACAGTCATACACTGCTTACGTGACGGAAAATAACTCCGCTGGATCGTCCATTTGCTCCGTGTCTGCCACAGACAGCGACTGGCAACAGAACGGCAGTGTGTCGTATAATTTGTTGACGGGTGAGGTCAATGGGATTCCAGTGTCCTCGATTGTATCCATTAACCGAGACAGTGGGGTGATACACGCAGTCAGATCATTCGACTATGAGCAGTTCAGGGACTTTAAAATACAAGTTGTTGCCAAAGACAATGGATCTCCACAGCTCAGCAGCAACGTGACTGTGAGTGTCTTCATTACAGACCAGAATGACAATTCTCCCCAGATATTATACCCTGCTCAGTCAGGGAACTCCTTCATGACCGAGATGGTCCCCAAAGCTGCCCAGGCGGGGTCTCTGGTGTCCAAAGTAATTGCTGTCGATGCTGACTCTGGACAAAACGCGTGGCTGTCTTATCAGATTGTGAAATCCACTGACCCGGGACTTTTCACTATCGGTGTCCACAGTGGAGAAATCAGGACACAGCGGGACGTTTCTCAGTCCGatataatgaaacagaatctcaTCGTGTTGGTGAAGGACAATGGACAGCGGTCCCATTCTTCCACCTGTACTGTGAATTTTGTGATATCCGATGACTATTCAGATTATacttcagaaatgaaagatcacgcTGCTCGTTCAGAGAACATGTCCAACACCACGGCCTACTTGGTCATCGCCTTAGCTGTGGTTACTTTCCTGTTCTTGGTCTTTATTACTCTCATCCTGGTAGTCAAAGTGTGCCGCAGAGGAAAGCCCGGGCTGCTGTTTGACGGCGCAGTTGCCATTCCGAGCACACACTTCCCACCCAACTATGCAGAGGTGGAGGGATCCGGAACTCTGCGCCATTCGTACATCTACGACACCTTCTTAACCACGGGCTCCAGGACCAGCGACTTCAAGTTCGTCTCATCCTATGACAGCACCATGCCCCGCGACTCCACCCTGAAGAAAGAGCAGAAGAATGAGACTGAAATCGAgactgaagaaaaaaagaatgaagGCTCGAGTTGTGCGGTAGGAATACATAGTAAATACTGA